A window from Apium graveolens cultivar Ventura unplaced genomic scaffold, ASM990537v1 ctg5272, whole genome shotgun sequence encodes these proteins:
- the LOC141702535 gene encoding uncharacterized protein LOC141702535, with translation MAIEHRKSKSPLDWWDAYGGRAIELQAFARRIVGLCASSSGCERNWSTFEFIHTKKRNRLEHQCLNDLVYVQYNRKIESRFKKRRELGRKFYPLVFEDLEWANEWVGIEDRFWEAVDIASGASKSHEGRNFPRRARGGSTLTYTRRNTSSTQDRIDEEDEDEDNISFDDEEVEDDYGVPPEENTQGGDGDDSEMDDYDA, from the exons ATGGCAATTGAGCATAGAAAGTCAAAAAGTCCTC TTGATTGGTGGGATGCATATGGAGGCCGTGCGATTGAGCTTCAAGCATTTGCTAGGCGTATTGTTGGTTTGTGTGCATCATCTTCCGGTTGTGAACGCAATTGGAGTACATTTGAGTTT ATACATACGAAGAAGAGGAATAGGTTGGAACATCAATGTTTGAATGACTTGGTGTATGTCCAATACAACCGGAAGATTGAGTCAAGATTCAAAAAGAGACGTGAGCTAGGAAGGAAATTTTATCCACTTGTATTTGAGGACTTGGAATGGGCTAATGAGTGGGTTGGCATTGAGGATAGGTTTTGGGAAGCGGTGGATATAGCTTCGGGTGCATCCAAATCACATGAGGGACGTAATTTTCCGAGGAGAGCTAGAGGTGGTTCCACTCTAACCTATACTCGACGGAACACTAGTTCGACACAAGATCggattgatgaagaagatgaagatgaagataatATTTCTTTCGATGATGAGGAAGTGGAAGATGATTATGGTGTCCCACCCGAGGAGAATACCCAAGGAGGAGATGGAGATGATTCCGAGATGGATGATTATGATGCATGA